A genomic segment from Ciconia boyciana chromosome 5, ASM3463844v1, whole genome shotgun sequence encodes:
- the LOC140652430 gene encoding LOW QUALITY PROTEIN: uncharacterized protein (The sequence of the model RefSeq protein was modified relative to this genomic sequence to represent the inferred CDS: inserted 1 base in 1 codon) codes for MPAPAPPPPXRPGQAFTIAALLGRASPPAPSPPPPPPPLRGPPPAPGPAAAARLLPPPPPAAPRPLCAACCGVPPGWAARLGATGFLISKCCFPIFKAKTGKAKRVRTIFTSDQLARLEKEFARQQYMVGTERCLLASSLHLTEEQVKVWFQNRRIKWRKQSLEQQQAKLAKMGLATPQRSPDSQSHHGEDKDFPAESEDGQEDTASSPGSGTAPAETVAKSC; via the exons atgccggccccggccccgccgcccc cccggcccggccagGCCTTCACCATCGCCGCGCTGCTGGGCCGCgcctcccccccggccccgtcgccgccgccgccgccgccgccgctccggggcccccccccggctcccggccccgccgccgccgcccggctcctgccgccgccgccgcccgccgccccccggccgctCTGCGCCGCCTGCTGCGGGGTCCCGCCCGGCTGGGCCGCCCGGCTGGGGGCAACAG gcttCCTGATCTCCAAGTGCTGCTTCCCCATCTTCAAAGCCAAGACCGGCAAGGCCAAGCGAGTCCGGACCATCTTCACCAGTGACCAGCTGGCCCGGCTGGAGAAGGAGTTTGCACGGCAGCAGTACATGGTGGGCACGGAGAGGTGCCTGCTCGCCTCCTCCCTGCACCTCACTGAAGAGCAG GTGAAAGTCTGGTTCCAAAATCGGAGGATCAAGTGGAGGAAACAAAGCCTGGAACAGCAACaagccaaactggccaaaatGGGTTTGGCCACCCCGCAGAGGAGCCCCGACTCGCAGAGCCACCACGGTGAGGACAAGGACTTCCCAGCAGAGTCGGAGGATGGCCAGGAGGACACGGCCTCCTCCCCGGGCTCAGGGACAGCACCTGCAGAGACTGTGGCAAAGAGCTGCTGA
- the LOC140652319 gene encoding homeobox protein not2-like — MKRVRTVFKPEQLERLEQEFLKQQYMVGTERVDLAATLHLTETQVKVWFQNRRIKWRKQSMEQKAAKLSQFGVIQPATADSTDIKDHEEDTVDVEL; from the exons ATGAAGAGGGTCCGCACCGTCTTCAAACCAGAGCAGCTGGAGCGGCTGGAGCAAGAGTTCCTCAAGCAGCAGTACATGGTGGGCACGGAGCGAGTAGACCTGGCTGCAACTCTGCATCTCACAGAGACTCAG GTGAAAGTCTGGTTCCAGAACCGGAGGATCAAATGGAGAAAGCAGAGCATGGAGCAGAAGGCGGCAAAGCTGTCACAGTTTGGGGTGATACAGCCTGCCACCGCGGACTCGACGGACATCAAGGACCACGAGGAGGACACCGTGGACGTTGAGCTTTGA